A part of Prolixibacteraceae bacterium genomic DNA contains:
- a CDS encoding VWA domain-containing protein: MRRLPVYLLIDVSYSMDGEPLRAVQHGVETLSSRLCRNPHALETAYLSVLTFANDVQVDVELTELALFQSPTLKTRGMTSLGLGLKELSLQIKNEVKLSTRDQKGDWKPLIFIMTDGSPTDDWKRGLVDFKQVSSGVVVACAAGEGANIDVLKEITPNVVKLTTLDEGTIGEFFKWVSSSIEVSSTKIETTGEEMNDLFELPPPPQGIDLVKH; this comes from the coding sequence ATGAGACGACTTCCAGTTTATTTACTTATTGATGTGTCGTATTCTATGGATGGAGAGCCATTAAGGGCAGTTCAACATGGGGTAGAAACATTGTCGTCAAGGTTATGTCGTAATCCACATGCCTTAGAGACAGCCTATTTAAGTGTCCTTACTTTTGCTAACGATGTACAAGTCGATGTTGAGTTGACCGAATTAGCATTGTTTCAATCTCCTACTTTAAAGACACGTGGAATGACGTCTTTAGGGTTAGGATTAAAAGAATTAAGTCTTCAGATTAAAAATGAGGTTAAGTTGTCAACAAGGGACCAAAAGGGGGATTGGAAACCTCTTATCTTTATTATGACAGATGGATCTCCAACAGATGATTGGAAGCGAGGACTTGTCGATTTTAAACAAGTAAGCAGTGGTGTGGTCGTTGCTTGTGCTGCAGGAGAGGGAGCAAATATTGATGTGTTAAAAGAGATAACTCCAAATGTAGTTAAACTCACCACGTTAGATGAAGGCACCATTGGAGAGTTCTTCAAATGGGTCTCATCTTCAATCGAAGTTTCAAGTACAAAAATTGAGACCACAGGAGAGGAAATGAATGACTTATTTGAATTACCACCACCGCCACAGGGTATTGATCTTGTTAAACATTAA